The DNA window ACCTTGGCCAGTAGCGAGTTCAGTAATCAATGCGGCGATAAAGCCAATCATGGCTAGACGACCGTTCCAATTTTCGGCTTGGGGAGTAAAACCCAACTTTACATCGTTCCGATCTTCACCTTGCATGGTACGAACTCCACTTAGTTACGTTTTGTAAATGTACATAAATTAATATAACAAGGACTTGGCAAAAGAGCAACTATCTGCATTTTGTTTGC is part of the Aerosakkonema funiforme FACHB-1375 genome and encodes:
- a CDS encoding chlorophyll a/b-binding protein, producing MQGEDRNDVKLGFTPQAENWNGRLAMIGFIAALITELATGQGVLHFLGLM